One Alistipes sp. ZOR0009 genomic window, GGGCGCTGGCGGCCAAGAGCGTGGCCGAGGCGCAAAAGGGGCTGGTATTCGCCGGCTTCCTGAAGCTGCTGCTGCCACTTATTGTGGTAATTCCGGGCATCGTTGCCTTTGCGCTGAACGCCGACATCGCCAAATCGGACGAGGCGTACCCCTGGCTGCTCTACCATATTGTTCCTACCGGGATTAAGGGCTTAGCCTTTGCGGCGCTGGTTGCCGCCATTGTGGGTGCCGTGGCCGGCATGCTCAACAGCATCTCCACCATCTTTACCATGGACATCTACCAGTCGTACGTGAATAGGCAGGCCTCGCAGGCCAAGCTGGTACGGGTGGGCCGCATCTCGGCGGCGGTAGCGCTGCTGGTGGCCTTCCCAATAGCCATCATGCTGCAAAACCTCGACCAGGCCTTCCAGTTTATCCAGGAGTTTACCGGCTTTGTAAGCCCCGGAGCGCTGGCGATCTTCCTGCTGGGCTTCTTCTGGAAGAGGGCCACGGCCAACGGAGCGCTGCTGGCGGCCATCGGAACCTTCGTCTTCTCGCTGCTGATGAAGTGGCTGCTCCCCGAGCTTCCATTTATGGATCGCATGGGGTTGGTATTCATCCTCTGCGTGCTGGTGATGGTTGCTAGCGCGATGGTGGAGCGTACCAAGGAAACCGGTAAGGCTATTGAGCTCTCGCCGGAGCTCTTTAACACCACTCGAGGCTTTAAGGTAGCCGCCGCTATCATTGTGGTTGTGCTAATTGCCATATATACCATTTGGTGGTAGCAGACCGAATAGTAAGGTAAAAGAAAAGGGCAACCCTCCATTATGGGGTTGCCCTTTTTATTCTCCCATTTCCTCGTATTTTATGTACATATAGGGCAATTCTCTTACCCAAAGGGGGTAGAGTGATTAGTAAGAAGGGCCTTTATGGATTCAGTCTTAGCTACGTTATGAAGGTGTCAGAAGGGGTGTCTTTCTCCTTGATAAACTTGATAAATTGTTCTTTTTATAAAAAAAACAAAGCCCTACAAGTTGTGAACTTGTAGGGCTTGTTAGATTTTTTTGATTGATCTCTCAAATCTTTGAGCGGAGAGGGAGGGATTCGAACCCCCGGAGGTTTGACCCTCAACGGTTTTCAAGACCGCCGCAATCGACCACTCTGCCACCTCTCCGGGCACAAAAGTACTGCCATTTTTATTTCCTGCAATATGAGTTGTCTATTGTTTTTCAAAAAAAAAGTGCTATAAGATGTGTTTTTGTATTTTGTTTTCGTATTTTAGCACTTGAAAGTGTATGTTAACACTTGTCCTGCGGGCATAATTGGCGTTCTATCGATTTTTCAGATTTGCAATTATAAGTTTTAACCAAAAAATGAGACTATGAAAAAATCAGAACTAGTGGATGCAATGGCTCAAAAGGCTAATTTATCTAAGGCCGACGTAAAGAAAGCTTTGGACGCATTTGTAAGCGTAGCTACAGGTGCACTAAAAGGGGGCGATTGTATTGGTATTGTTGGTTTTGGAACGTTTGATGTAATGGAAAGGGGAGAGCGTAACGTGCGTAACCCTCGTAGTGGTCAGGTTATGAAATGTGCTGCGAAGAAGTACGTAAAGTTTAAACCTGGTGTTGGCTTAAAGAATACGATTAATTAATTTTGAGATTAGGGTGCTTGGGCACCCTTTTTTGTTGCATCCCTTTATAGCTATCTTTGGAAGGTAAATTGATTTCTGATGGATTATAGCATTACCGTTCAAAGATATTTAGTCGACCACCTTTGCACCTTCCTTCTCGAAGAGCGATCGGAGCTCATAAAGAGGGTGCTCTCTAACCGCACAAGGCACATTACCGTTTGTTTGGAGGATATATACCAGTCGCAGAACGCCTCGGCGGTGCTTCGTAGCGCCGAAGCTTTCGGGTTGCAGGATATTCATATTGTGGAGGGGAATAACAGCTTCCTAATCAACAGGGATGTGGTTAGAGGTTCCGATAAGTGGCTAACGCTTCAGCGTTATAGCGATTCTAGCAACCCCACGCAGGATGCCATTGATAGCCTCAGGGCTCAGGGGTACCGGATTGTTGCAACCTCGCCTCATGTCAATGGGGTGGCTCTCGACGATTTCGACGTGGAGAAGGGCAAGTGCGCCATCTTTTTTGGCAACGAGCATAACGGAATATCCCAAACGTTGCTTTCGCAGGCCGACGAGTTCCTGTATATCCCCATGCTAGGTTTCACCGAAAGCTTCAACATCTCGGTGGCCGCTGCTATGACCATTCATACGCTCCGGCATAAGCTCGATGGGTCTAATGTGGCTTGGCAGCTGCCCGAAGAGGAGCATTACGATTTGCTCCTAAAATGGCTCATGAAAGCTGTAAAGCGGTCCGACCTAATAATCGAACGCTTTCTTGAAGAGAACCCGAACTTGAGTAAGTAGCACTTATAAATTGTAGTATGATCAAGAGGAAAATGCTTTTGCTAATGGCCATGCTGGTTACAGGTACGGCATTCGGTCAAGATTCGTTGCTGGTTAACCAGTTTAAGTCTTTATTTTCCGAAAAAAGTGATCGGCTAAAAGATTCCATTGCCGATGCGCTGACTCCAAAATTTGTGGAGCTGCTTAAAGCTAAGGTTCCCGCCAACTTTAATTTTAAGGATATCGCCAACCTCGGGGTGATCGAATCTCCCGATGGTGCCTTTCGAATTTACTGCTACAACATCATCTACCGCGATGGCTCGTGCAGGCACTTTGGCTACATCCAGCGCGAAAAGGATGGCAAGCTCGAGGTGACGCCATTGGCTGATAGGCGAGATGAGGTAAAGAACCCTAATTTTGATAGGCTAACACCCGATACGTGGTATGGCGCGCTTTACTATCAGATTGTACCTTTTAAAAGCGACGGAACAACCTACTACATGCTGCTTGGAAACTCCTACAACAACCTCTTTACAACCCGTAAGGTGGCCGATGTGCTCCAGTTCCGAACTAGCGGCATCCGTTTTGGCGCACCGCTCTTTTTCGACGGGCGCCGTAAGGCCTGCCGTGTAATCTTCGAATATTCGGCACGCGTAAGCATGACCTTGAAATATTTCCCCGATATTAAGTATATTGTATTCGATCACTTGGTAAACACCGAGGGCAATGGTACCGACCTGCAGTTCTTCGGCCCCGACGGTTCCCAAGATGGATTTAAGCTCGAAGACGGCGTTTGGGTGCTTAAGCAAACCATCGACTTCCGGATGCCTAAAGAGCAAAAGAAAAGGAAAGACTTTAAGGTTAGCAACTACTAAAATTTGTACAATGAAAAATTTTGAATGGAAGGTCGATCAGTTTGCCGATCTACGCGTTTTAAGATATCAGGTTCCCGGTTTCGACGAGCTCTCCCTAAAGCAAAAGAAGCTTATCTACTTCCTTTCTCAGGCTGCTGTGGCTGGGCGCGACATCTTTTTCGACCAGAACTACCGGCACAACTTGGCCATTCGCTTTGTCCTAGAGGCAATCTACGAGGAGTATGCCGGCGATCGAAGCACCAGCGACTTTGGAAAGTTTGTCAGCTACCTAAAGCGCGTGTGGTTTGCTAACGGAGTGCACCATCACTACTCCAACGAGAAGTTCGTTCCCGAATTTTCTCGCCACTACTTCACGCATCTCTTAGAGAACACCCCCATAAAAGCCTTTATGCCGCATTTTGCTGCGGTAAAAGATATTCTCGATAGGCTAGAGGAGCCCATCTTTAATCCCGACCTTAACCGATACCGGGTTTGCTCCAATCCCGAAGAGGATATGGTCCTAGGCTCCTGCACCACATTCTACGAGGGGGTTACGCAAAAGGAGGCCGAGGAGTTTTACGGAAAGATGTTCGCCGCCGACAACGAAACGCCGCTATCCTATGGGCTCAACTCCACGCTAACCAAGAAGGATGGCGTGCTGGTCGAAGAGGTATGGAAGATGGATGGAAAGTACGGCGAGGCAATTAACGAAATTGTCTACTGGCTCCGAAAGTCGCTCGATGTTGCCGAAAACGACCAGCAGCGTAGCTCCATCGAGTTCCTAATCTCCTACTATACCACCGGAAACCTTGAGTATTTCGACGAGTACAGCATCGAGTGGGTAAAGGATCTCGCTTCTAAGGTCGACTTTATAAACGGCTTTATCGAAAACTACAACGACCCGCTCGGCTATAAGGCCACCTGGGAGTCGCACGTAAACTTCCGTAACGACCAAGCTACCGAGCGCACCATCATCATAAGCAGCAACGCGCAGTGGTTCGAGGATAGCTCCCCTGTCGATGCCCAGTTTAAGAAGAAGCAGGTGAAGGGCGTTAGCGCAAAGGTAATAAACGCCGCCTTCTTGGCTGGCGACTGCTTCCCGGCCACCCCAATAGGGATAAACCTACCCAACGCCGATTGGATTCGCAAAGCTCATGGCTCAAAGTCGGTCACTATCGATAACATCGCCTACGCCTACGATCAGGCGGCTCACGGAACGGGCTTCCTCGAGGAGTTTGCCGCTTCCGATTACGAAATCGAGCTCGAACGTACGCATGGCTTCCTTGCCGATTCGCTCCACACCGATATGCACGAATGCCTTGGCCACGGCAGCGGACAGCTGGCCCCAGGGGTTAATGGCGACGAGCTTAAAAGCTACGGCTCTACTATCGAGGAGGCTCGCGCCGACCTCTACGCTCTTTACTACATGATGGACCCCAAGATGGTTCAGCTCGGCCTTATCCCTTCTCTCGATGTGGCCAAAGCTCTTTACATCGACTATATCCGTAATGGGCTGCTAACGCAGATGGTTCGCATCGAGCTGGGCAAAAATGTCGAGGAGGCCCACATGCGCAACCGCAAGCTAATTGCCTCGTGGTGCTTCGAAAAGGGTAGGGGCAACGCCGTTATCGAGTACGTTGTTCGCAACGGCAAAACCTACGTGGTGGTAAACCACTTTGACAAGCTCCGCGAGCTATTTGGCGAGCTGCTTCGCGAAATTCAGCGCGTAAAGTCAACTGGCGACTACGACGCTGCCCGTTCTTTGGTCGAAACCTACGCCGTTAAGCTCGACTTCGACCTGCATAAGGAGGTTTTGGAGCGCTACAAAAAGCTCGGATTGGCTCCTTATAGCGGTTTTATTAATCCTGTTTACATCCCTGTTTACAGCGATCAGGATATTGTCGATGTTAAGGTATCCTACTCCGAAGGCTACCTCGAGCAGATGCTTCGCTACTCCAAGGAGCATTCATTCCCATCGTTAATCTAGTCAGATTACCTTGCATAAAAACGAAACCGGATATCTCATCACGAGGAATCCGGTTTCTAGACAATGTAGTTTATGAATAAACCTTTATAATACTTTTTTTACGGTAGCTCCTATGTCTGCTGGCGATTCTACCACATGCACGCCGCATTCTCTAAGTATCTTCATTTTTGCAGCCGCTGTATCTTCAGCTCCACCAACAATGGCCCCTGCATGGCCCATCCTACGCCCTTTAGGTGCTGTTTGTCCTGCAATAAAGCCTACAACGGGTTTGGTTCCATGCTCCTTAATCCAGTAGGCGGCATCGGCCTCCATGGTTCCTCCAATTTCACCAATCATCACTATGGCGTCGGTGTCCGGATCCTCCATAAACAGCTTAACGGCATCTAGCGTCGAGGTGCCAATAATCGGATCTCCCCCAATGCCTATGCACGACGACTGCCCAAGCCCCTCGTTGGTTAGCTGGTAAACGGCCTCGTAGGTTAGCGTTCCCGACTTTGAGATGATTCCCACGCGCCCCTTCTTATGGATAAACCCCGGCATAATGCCCACCTTACACTCATCTGGGGTAATAACGCCCGGACAGTTGGGCCCTACAAGGCGGGTAGGCTTATCTTTTAGGATCGCCTTTACCGTTATCATATCTTCTACAGGGATACCTTCGGTGATGCAAACCACCAGCTTTATGCCCGCGTTGGCAGCCTCCAGTATGGCATCTGCCGCAAAGGCTGCTGGTACAAAAATTACCGATACGTCAGCTCCGGTTGCCGTTACAGCCTCCTCCATGGTATTAAATACCGGACGATCGAGGTAGGTTGTCCCTCCCTTTCCAGGGGTAACG contains:
- a CDS encoding sodium:solute symporter family transporter; protein product: ALAAKSVAEAQKGLVFAGFLKLLLPLIVVIPGIVAFALNADIAKSDEAYPWLLYHIVPTGIKGLAFAALVAAIVGAVAGMLNSISTIFTMDIYQSYVNRQASQAKLVRVGRISAAVALLVAFPIAIMLQNLDQAFQFIQEFTGFVSPGALAIFLLGFFWKRATANGALLAAIGTFVFSLLMKWLLPELPFMDRMGLVFILCVLVMVASAMVERTKETGKAIELSPELFNTTRGFKVAAAIIVVVLIAIYTIWW
- a CDS encoding dipeptidyl-peptidase 3 family protein, which translates into the protein MKNFEWKVDQFADLRVLRYQVPGFDELSLKQKKLIYFLSQAAVAGRDIFFDQNYRHNLAIRFVLEAIYEEYAGDRSTSDFGKFVSYLKRVWFANGVHHHYSNEKFVPEFSRHYFTHLLENTPIKAFMPHFAAVKDILDRLEEPIFNPDLNRYRVCSNPEEDMVLGSCTTFYEGVTQKEAEEFYGKMFAADNETPLSYGLNSTLTKKDGVLVEEVWKMDGKYGEAINEIVYWLRKSLDVAENDQQRSSIEFLISYYTTGNLEYFDEYSIEWVKDLASKVDFINGFIENYNDPLGYKATWESHVNFRNDQATERTIIISSNAQWFEDSSPVDAQFKKKQVKGVSAKVINAAFLAGDCFPATPIGINLPNADWIRKAHGSKSVTIDNIAYAYDQAAHGTGFLEEFAASDYEIELERTHGFLADSLHTDMHECLGHGSGQLAPGVNGDELKSYGSTIEEARADLYALYYMMDPKMVQLGLIPSLDVAKALYIDYIRNGLLTQMVRIELGKNVEEAHMRNRKLIASWCFEKGRGNAVIEYVVRNGKTYVVVNHFDKLRELFGELLREIQRVKSTGDYDAARSLVETYAVKLDFDLHKEVLERYKKLGLAPYSGFINPVYIPVYSDQDIVDVKVSYSEGYLEQMLRYSKEHSFPSLI
- a CDS encoding TrmH family RNA methyltransferase, whose product is MDYSITVQRYLVDHLCTFLLEERSELIKRVLSNRTRHITVCLEDIYQSQNASAVLRSAEAFGLQDIHIVEGNNSFLINRDVVRGSDKWLTLQRYSDSSNPTQDAIDSLRAQGYRIVATSPHVNGVALDDFDVEKGKCAIFFGNEHNGISQTLLSQADEFLYIPMLGFTESFNISVAAAMTIHTLRHKLDGSNVAWQLPEEEHYDLLLKWLMKAVKRSDLIIERFLEENPNLSK
- the sucD gene encoding succinate--CoA ligase subunit alpha, coding for MSVLVNKQSRVVVQGITGSEGTFHATQMIEYGTNVVGGVTPGKGGTTYLDRPVFNTMEEAVTATGADVSVIFVPAAFAADAILEAANAGIKLVVCITEGIPVEDMITVKAILKDKPTRLVGPNCPGVITPDECKVGIMPGFIHKKGRVGIISKSGTLTYEAVYQLTNEGLGQSSCIGIGGDPIIGTSTLDAVKLFMEDPDTDAIVMIGEIGGTMEADAAYWIKEHGTKPVVGFIAGQTAPKGRRMGHAGAIVGGAEDTAAAKMKILRECGVHVVESPADIGATVKKVL
- a CDS encoding HU family DNA-binding protein, with product MKKSELVDAMAQKANLSKADVKKALDAFVSVATGALKGGDCIGIVGFGTFDVMERGERNVRNPRSGQVMKCAAKKYVKFKPGVGLKNTIN